From a single Hymenobacter sp. YIM 151500-1 genomic region:
- a CDS encoding SusC/RagA family TonB-linked outer membrane protein, which yields MASAEVAPASLLRLDGTTAPAVTVSGRVIDEKGQGLPGVTVLERGTSNGATTDADGRFTLSVGDNATLTFSFVGYTTQQIAVAGRTTIDVSLAPDTRALNEVVVVGYLTQEREQVTGAVSQVSSAEIRRAPVATLTEAIQGRAAGVQVTNSGVPGQAPIVNIRGIGSVGGGNGVLYVVDGVWVENIRDINPNDVESATVLKDAASLAPYGSRGANGVIIVTTRRGRVGKPAININAYRGVQNIWRTYDLMNAQEWANTARLMYTNANQTPYNGITNPPAGVDTDWQEELIRPGSVEDYSIGFSGAGEASNFSISTGYFRQKGTIKGPSFERYSLRLNSGFNRGRLRITESAQLSRSHQQRIIGLPFIDVVRMLPIIPVNDPTTVSGYGFGNPDRVTFGTNPIGAQDVFNDRNTENRLIGSLAGELTIFDFLRYRLNLGTEFVSFVDRFQAKNGQAGGLSFNAPVQPAVLREGRGDNLFLLAENTLTFNRSFGDNNVQAVIGYSEQKNTFNLARSIAQGFGTGPTYYYSLSGGTGTPGVEGSRDIWTKRSYFAQVAYDYADRYLVTGAFRRDGSSRFDPNNRWGNFYAFSGGWRISKEGFFEGITAISNLKLRGSYGQLGNDQLNSGYLYQATLNQNVNYPFGTGTVNNGFIATQLPSTGIRWESRNTANFGFDLGLLEDRFTLAADYYVSETRDALVNPDVVYYLGNAGGRPFTNLGRIRNSGFEFQLGYSENRKPFRYGASANLTTIKNEVKELSFEGQVINAGPHGGITRTQVGQPVGAFFLVPMEGIFQTREEVLAHRAQPDAQPGDVKYRDVNGDGQIDDADRVFTGSPIPTLQYALNLNAGFKGFDLTMFFQGVTGNDIWNGTRFWTDRLDDNGNFRRDLSPWTPDNPSTTTPRPLLGGSQNARANSTRWLEDGSYLRLKNVQLGYTLPESLTGRVNGLGSVRLFVTGQNVFTITDYTGYDPEVVPNNPGDPNNVFVRGVDDGSFPNLRTFTGGLQVNF from the coding sequence GTGGCTTCTGCCGAGGTGGCGCCGGCCAGCTTGCTGCGGCTCGATGGCACTACGGCACCGGCCGTTACCGTGAGTGGCCGCGTAATCGATGAAAAAGGGCAAGGACTGCCTGGCGTAACTGTGCTGGAGCGCGGCACCAGCAACGGCGCTACCACCGACGCCGACGGCCGCTTTACTCTCAGCGTCGGCGACAACGCTACGCTGACGTTTTCCTTTGTGGGCTACACCACCCAGCAGATTGCCGTGGCGGGCCGCACTACCATTGATGTATCCCTGGCCCCCGACACCCGCGCCCTGAATGAGGTAGTAGTAGTGGGCTACCTGACCCAGGAGCGGGAGCAGGTAACCGGCGCCGTGTCGCAGGTAAGCAGCGCGGAAATCCGGCGGGCTCCCGTAGCCACGCTCACGGAAGCCATTCAGGGCCGGGCGGCTGGCGTGCAAGTCACCAACTCCGGGGTGCCCGGCCAGGCGCCCATCGTTAATATCCGAGGCATTGGCTCGGTGGGAGGAGGTAACGGCGTGCTTTACGTAGTGGATGGGGTGTGGGTCGAAAATATCCGCGACATCAATCCGAATGACGTAGAATCAGCCACCGTGCTGAAAGATGCCGCTTCGCTGGCGCCTTATGGGTCGCGCGGCGCTAATGGGGTTATTATTGTAACCACCCGCCGGGGGCGCGTTGGTAAGCCAGCCATCAACATTAACGCCTACCGGGGTGTACAAAACATCTGGCGTACCTACGACCTGATGAATGCACAGGAATGGGCCAACACTGCCCGCCTGATGTACACTAACGCCAACCAAACTCCCTACAATGGTATAACCAACCCGCCTGCTGGGGTTGATACCGACTGGCAGGAAGAGTTGATTCGGCCAGGTAGCGTCGAGGACTATAGCATTGGTTTCAGTGGCGCTGGTGAGGCATCTAATTTCAGCATTTCCACTGGCTACTTCCGGCAGAAGGGCACTATCAAAGGGCCATCCTTTGAGCGTTACAGCCTGCGTCTGAACTCAGGTTTCAACCGCGGCCGCCTGCGCATTACCGAGTCGGCTCAGCTTAGCCGTTCACACCAGCAGCGCATAATCGGCCTGCCATTTATTGACGTAGTGCGGATGCTGCCCATTATTCCGGTAAACGACCCCACAACGGTCAGTGGCTATGGCTTCGGCAATCCTGACCGGGTAACGTTCGGTACCAACCCCATTGGGGCGCAGGATGTATTTAATGACCGCAACACCGAGAACCGGTTAATTGGCTCACTGGCTGGGGAACTGACTATCTTCGACTTCCTCCGCTACCGTCTCAACCTGGGCACAGAGTTCGTTAGTTTCGTTGACCGGTTTCAGGCGAAAAACGGCCAAGCTGGCGGCTTGAGCTTTAATGCTCCGGTCCAGCCGGCTGTACTGCGCGAAGGGCGCGGCGACAACCTGTTTCTGCTGGCAGAAAACACGCTGACCTTCAACCGCAGCTTCGGAGACAACAACGTGCAGGCCGTAATCGGCTACTCCGAGCAAAAAAACACGTTCAACTTAGCCCGCTCCATCGCCCAAGGCTTCGGCACAGGTCCCACATACTATTATTCGCTATCTGGTGGTACTGGTACACCGGGGGTAGAAGGCAGTCGTGACATTTGGACTAAACGGTCTTACTTTGCTCAGGTGGCGTATGACTACGCCGACCGCTACCTCGTGACGGGTGCCTTCCGCCGTGACGGCTCTTCCCGTTTCGATCCTAATAACCGCTGGGGTAACTTTTACGCTTTCTCGGGCGGTTGGCGCATCAGCAAAGAAGGCTTTTTCGAGGGGATAACGGCCATCAGCAACCTGAAGCTACGCGGCAGCTACGGCCAACTGGGCAACGACCAGCTGAACAGCGGGTATCTGTACCAAGCCACACTAAATCAAAACGTAAACTATCCGTTTGGAACGGGTACCGTTAACAACGGATTCATTGCTACGCAACTACCCAGCACAGGCATTCGTTGGGAATCACGGAATACGGCCAACTTCGGTTTTGATCTGGGATTACTGGAGGACCGCTTCACTTTGGCCGCCGACTACTACGTATCGGAAACGCGTGACGCGCTGGTCAATCCTGATGTAGTTTACTACCTCGGCAATGCCGGCGGGCGGCCTTTCACCAACCTGGGCCGAATCCGCAACAGTGGTTTTGAGTTCCAGCTAGGCTACTCGGAAAATCGTAAGCCCTTCCGCTATGGGGCGTCGGCCAACCTCACTACCATCAAGAACGAAGTAAAGGAGCTGTCTTTTGAAGGCCAGGTTATTAACGCTGGTCCGCATGGTGGTATTACCCGTACGCAGGTAGGCCAGCCGGTGGGCGCTTTCTTCCTGGTGCCGATGGAAGGAATTTTCCAAACCCGCGAAGAAGTGCTTGCTCACCGGGCCCAGCCGGATGCGCAACCTGGTGACGTAAAGTACCGCGACGTAAACGGGGACGGCCAAATTGACGACGCCGACCGAGTCTTTACGGGTAGCCCGATTCCCACGCTACAGTACGCTCTTAACCTGAACGCCGGCTTCAAGGGATTCGACCTGACGATGTTCTTTCAGGGTGTAACCGGCAACGATATCTGGAACGGCACCCGCTTCTGGACCGACCGTTTGGACGATAACGGCAACTTCCGCCGCGACCTAAGCCCTTGGACGCCCGATAATCCCTCGACCACTACGCCGCGGCCCTTACTGGGCGGGTCGCAAAACGCGCGGGCTAACTCTACGCGGTGGCTGGAAGATGGCTCTTATCTGCGCCTGAAAAACGTGCAGCTAGGGTACACCCTACCGGAGTCGCTCACCGGCCGCGTCAATGGTTTGGGCAGCGTACGGCTCTTTGTGACGGGACAAAACGTATTCACCATCACCGACTATACCGGTTATGACCCGGAAGTCGTGCCTAATAACCCCGGCGACCCAAACAACGTGTTCGTGCGCGGCGTGGATGATGGCAGCTTCCCCAACTTGCGCACGTTCACCGGGGGCTTGCAAGTCAATTTTTAA
- the galK gene encoding galactokinase produces MLAHLLAASFQRQFNYSPLLVRAPGRVNLIGEHTDYNGGFVLPAAIDKEIYFAVGLNGTETVRLHSYDKDESYTATVGEMRRGNTLWANYLKGVVAQFQKRGVTVPGFDCVFGGTVPMGAGLSSSAAVECGLALALDALLGTNLSRLELARMAQLAEHEFAGVQCGIMDQFASLFGRPGHVVRLDCRSLEYEYFPFNTDSCHIVLCNSGVKHSLASSEYNLRRQECEQGVAVLRQHYPEVQSLRDATPEQLHRHRPEMSDVVYRRCLYVVQENLRVEAACQHLMDGDLAAFGRQMYASHAGLRDDYQVSCRELDVLVQIAQGIPGVYGARMMGGGFGGCTINLVDVAHLDSFTQHISEAYQRQVGIPLETYHTTIVGGVDVLEPVQKF; encoded by the coding sequence ATGCTTGCTCATCTACTCGCGGCCTCCTTTCAGCGCCAGTTCAATTATTCGCCCTTGCTTGTGCGGGCTCCCGGCCGGGTAAACCTGATTGGGGAGCACACCGACTACAACGGCGGGTTTGTGCTGCCCGCGGCTATTGACAAGGAAATCTACTTTGCCGTGGGCCTCAATGGCACCGAAACGGTCCGGCTGCACTCCTACGACAAAGACGAGTCGTACACCGCGACGGTGGGCGAGATGCGGCGCGGCAACACGCTGTGGGCCAACTACCTGAAGGGCGTGGTGGCGCAGTTTCAGAAGCGCGGCGTTACGGTACCGGGCTTCGACTGCGTGTTTGGCGGCACAGTCCCCATGGGGGCGGGCTTGTCGTCGTCGGCGGCGGTGGAGTGCGGGCTGGCCCTGGCCCTGGACGCGCTGCTGGGTACCAACTTGAGCCGGCTGGAGCTGGCCCGCATGGCCCAACTGGCCGAGCACGAGTTTGCGGGCGTACAGTGTGGCATCATGGACCAGTTTGCCAGCCTGTTTGGGCGGCCCGGCCACGTGGTGCGCCTCGACTGCCGCTCCCTGGAGTACGAGTACTTTCCCTTTAATACCGACTCCTGCCACATTGTGCTGTGCAACAGCGGCGTGAAGCACTCCCTGGCCAGCTCCGAATACAACCTGCGCCGCCAGGAGTGCGAACAGGGCGTGGCGGTATTGCGCCAGCACTACCCCGAGGTGCAGAGCCTGCGCGACGCCACCCCGGAGCAGCTGCACCGCCACCGCCCGGAAATGAGCGACGTAGTGTACCGGCGCTGCCTGTACGTGGTGCAAGAAAACCTGCGCGTGGAAGCAGCCTGCCAGCATCTTATGGATGGTGACCTAGCAGCTTTTGGGCGGCAGATGTACGCCTCACACGCCGGCCTGCGCGACGATTACCAAGTAAGCTGCCGGGAGCTGGACGTGCTGGTGCAGATAGCCCAAGGAATACCCGGTGTGTACGGGGCCCGGATGATGGGCGGGGGCTTCGGCGGCTGCACCATCAACCTGGTGGATGTAGCTCACCTCGACAGCTTCACCCAGCACATCAGCGAGGCCTACCAGCGCCAGGTGGGTATTCCGCTGGAAACCTACCACACCACCATTGTGGGCGGCGTGGACGTGCTGGAGCCCGTGCAAAAGTTTTAA
- a CDS encoding UDP-glucose--hexose-1-phosphate uridylyltransferase, giving the protein MTTFDSALHPHRRFNPLTGEWLLVSPQRALRPWQGQQEAPDRSTRPAYDPTCYLCPGNTRANGEVNPPYEGTFVFDNDFAALQPEVPAGSIDVGGLLRAEPESGVGRVICFSPRHDLTLPEMDAAAIRGVVDVWAEEFATLGARPDINYVQIFENKGQVMGCSNPHPHGQIWAQRTVPGDPAKETVQQAAYFQQHGRTLLSDYLELELREQTRVVLENGHFVVLVPFWAAWPFETLLLPRRAVQDVTQLSGPERDALADALRRLTIRYDNLFQTSFPYSAGLHQRPTDGQAHESWHLHMHFFPPLLRSATVRKFMVGYELLANPQRDITPEYAAQRLRELPEVHYKQLTEAVPTTR; this is encoded by the coding sequence ATGACGACTTTCGACAGCGCCCTGCATCCGCACCGCCGCTTTAACCCCCTGACCGGCGAGTGGCTGCTGGTGTCGCCGCAACGGGCGCTGCGGCCCTGGCAGGGCCAGCAGGAAGCCCCCGACCGGTCGACGCGGCCGGCCTACGACCCCACGTGCTACCTCTGCCCTGGCAACACCCGCGCCAACGGGGAGGTGAACCCGCCTTACGAAGGCACGTTCGTGTTCGACAATGACTTTGCCGCCCTGCAGCCCGAGGTGCCGGCCGGCTCCATCGACGTGGGTGGACTGCTGCGGGCCGAGCCGGAAAGCGGCGTCGGGCGCGTCATCTGCTTCTCGCCCCGCCACGACCTGACCCTGCCCGAAATGGACGCGGCCGCCATCCGGGGCGTGGTGGACGTATGGGCCGAGGAGTTTGCCACCCTCGGCGCCCGGCCCGACATCAACTACGTGCAGATTTTCGAGAACAAGGGCCAGGTGATGGGGTGCTCCAACCCCCACCCCCACGGCCAGATCTGGGCCCAGCGCACCGTGCCCGGCGACCCGGCCAAGGAAACGGTGCAGCAGGCCGCCTACTTCCAGCAGCACGGCCGCACCCTGCTCAGCGACTATTTGGAGCTGGAGTTGCGCGAGCAGACCCGCGTGGTGCTCGAAAACGGCCATTTCGTGGTGCTGGTACCGTTCTGGGCGGCCTGGCCCTTCGAGACGCTGCTGCTGCCGCGGCGGGCGGTGCAGGACGTGACTCAGCTCAGCGGCCCGGAGCGCGACGCCCTGGCCGATGCCCTGCGCCGCCTCACCATCCGCTACGACAACCTGTTCCAGACTTCCTTCCCCTACTCCGCCGGCCTGCACCAGCGCCCCACCGACGGCCAGGCCCACGAAAGCTGGCACCTGCACATGCACTTCTTCCCGCCCCTGCTGCGCTCGGCTACGGTGCGCAAGTTCATGGTGGGCTACGAGCTGCTGGCCAACCCCCAGCGCGACATCACCCCCGAATACGCTGCCCAGCGCCTCCGCGAGCTGCCCGAGGTACACTACAAGCAGCTCACGGAGGCCGTCCCTACGACCCGCTAG
- a CDS encoding glycoside hydrolase family 43 protein gives MASTTAYSFVTRRVVGWLRVVLVGLGLTWTSAQAQPAPPAATFTNPLLPSGADPWSIHHNGYYYYTHTTGRNITLWKTKSLSQLATAPSTVVWTPPATGPNSRDIWAPELHFLNGKWYLYYAADAGTNQTHRLWVLENSAADPTTGTWVDKGQLTDATNKWAIDGSVFESGGQQYLVWSGWEGDVNGRQDIYLARLKNPWTVEGPRVKISTPVYFWERDGDLNDPQNPPHVDVNEGPQVLRHAGKLYLIYSASGCWTDSYTLGMLTATEGTDLMQPGAWAKSPVPVFRQDTGAGVYAPGHNSFFKSPDGTQDWILYHANSQAGQGCGRFRSPRAQPFTWNADGTPNFGRPVPAGQPLPRPSGE, from the coding sequence ATGGCTTCGACTACTGCGTACTCGTTCGTTACGCGGCGGGTGGTGGGCTGGCTGCGCGTGGTGCTGGTGGGGCTAGGCCTGACCTGGACCAGTGCCCAGGCCCAGCCGGCGCCGCCTGCCGCCACGTTCACCAATCCGCTGCTGCCCTCCGGCGCCGACCCCTGGAGCATCCATCACAACGGCTACTACTACTACACCCACACCACGGGCCGCAACATCACGCTCTGGAAAACCAAGTCCCTGAGCCAGTTAGCCACGGCCCCCAGCACCGTCGTCTGGACTCCGCCCGCCACCGGGCCCAACTCCCGCGACATCTGGGCGCCCGAGCTGCATTTCCTCAACGGCAAGTGGTACCTCTACTACGCCGCCGACGCCGGCACCAACCAGACCCACCGCCTGTGGGTGCTGGAGAATTCGGCGGCCGACCCCACCACTGGCACCTGGGTCGACAAAGGCCAGCTCACCGACGCCACCAACAAGTGGGCCATTGATGGCTCCGTGTTCGAGAGCGGGGGCCAGCAGTACCTGGTGTGGTCGGGGTGGGAAGGCGACGTGAACGGGCGGCAAGACATTTACCTGGCTCGCCTCAAAAACCCCTGGACCGTGGAGGGGCCGCGGGTCAAGATTTCCACGCCGGTGTACTTCTGGGAGCGGGACGGCGACCTGAACGACCCGCAAAACCCGCCCCACGTGGATGTAAACGAGGGCCCCCAGGTACTGCGCCACGCGGGCAAGCTCTACCTCATCTACTCCGCCAGCGGCTGCTGGACCGACTCCTACACCCTGGGCATGCTCACGGCCACCGAAGGCACCGACCTGATGCAGCCGGGGGCCTGGGCGAAGTCGCCGGTGCCGGTGTTCCGGCAAGATACCGGGGCCGGAGTGTACGCGCCGGGGCACAATTCCTTTTTCAAGTCGCCCGACGGTACTCAGGACTGGATTCTCTACCACGCCAATTCCCAAGCGGGCCAGGGCTGCGGGCGGTTCCGCTCACCGCGGGCCCAGCCCTTCACCTGGAATGCCGACGGCACGCCCAACTTTGGCCGGCCCGTGCCCGCCGGGCAGCCCCTGCCGCGCCCGTCGGGGGAATAA
- a CDS encoding glycoside hydrolase family 5 protein, producing the protein MKKFFLLLAAVLLSFGGFAQKVKVKTKGAAAATVAAQRWTPEKAWAWYRGRPWMSGANFIPSTAINQLEMWQAATFDPTTIDRELGWAQSIGFNTMRVFLHSLAYQQDPEGFKKRVDQYLGLADKHGIGTILVFFDDCWNKDPKIGQQPAPKTGVHNSGWMQDPGEPNSRDSATFVKLKPYVQDVITRFKNDKRVILWDLYNEPGNSGKLTTSLPLVRNVFAWARAVNPDQPLTIGLWAWDYEALNSYQARNSDVITYHNYEDAPMHQRVIELLETHGRPLVCTEYMARTRNSRFATIMPLLKKQNVGAINWGLVDGKTNTKYQWDTPIADGSDPVEWFHEVFRKDGAPYRQDETDLIKKLNGK; encoded by the coding sequence ATGAAAAAATTCTTCCTGCTGCTGGCTGCGGTGCTGCTGTCGTTTGGCGGCTTCGCCCAAAAAGTCAAAGTAAAAACCAAGGGCGCCGCCGCGGCCACCGTGGCGGCCCAGCGCTGGACCCCGGAAAAAGCCTGGGCCTGGTACCGGGGGCGGCCCTGGATGTCGGGGGCCAACTTTATTCCCAGCACGGCCATCAACCAGCTCGAAATGTGGCAGGCCGCCACCTTCGACCCCACCACCATCGACCGGGAGCTGGGCTGGGCCCAGAGTATCGGCTTCAACACCATGCGGGTGTTTCTGCACAGCCTGGCCTACCAGCAAGACCCCGAAGGCTTCAAAAAGCGCGTCGACCAGTACCTGGGCCTGGCTGACAAGCACGGCATCGGCACCATTCTGGTGTTTTTTGATGACTGCTGGAACAAAGACCCGAAAATCGGTCAGCAGCCGGCCCCCAAAACCGGTGTGCACAACTCGGGCTGGATGCAGGACCCCGGCGAGCCAAACTCCCGCGACTCCGCAACGTTCGTGAAGTTGAAGCCCTACGTGCAGGACGTTATTACCCGCTTCAAAAATGACAAGCGGGTGATACTATGGGACTTGTACAACGAGCCCGGCAACTCCGGCAAGCTCACCACCTCGCTGCCGCTGGTGCGCAACGTGTTTGCCTGGGCCCGCGCCGTGAATCCCGACCAGCCCCTGACCATCGGCCTGTGGGCCTGGGACTACGAGGCCCTGAACTCCTACCAGGCCCGCAACTCCGACGTCATCACCTACCACAACTACGAGGACGCGCCCATGCACCAGCGCGTAATTGAGCTGCTCGAAACCCACGGCCGCCCGCTGGTGTGCACCGAGTACATGGCCCGCACCCGCAACAGCCGCTTTGCCACCATCATGCCCCTGCTCAAAAAGCAGAACGTGGGCGCCATCAACTGGGGCCTCGTCGACGGCAAAACCAACACCAAATACCAGTGGGACACGCCCATAGCCGACGGCTCCGACCCGGTGGAGTGGTTCCACGAGGTGTTCCGCAAAGACGGCGCCCCCTACCGCCAGGACGAAACCGACCTGATTAAAAAGCTGAACGGGAAGTAA
- a CDS encoding glycoside hydrolase family 43 protein → MKFCYVLGIWGNLMVGGLTQAAGQSPAPATFRNPIRPDGPDPWIVYHAGQYYYTNTTGNNLTLWKAAKLSEVGRGEGRVVWTPPAAGPNSHDIWAPELHRLQGKWYLYYTATDKANPGDQTRYVFVLENASADPTTGTWTDKGRVPTRYSGLDGTVFEHQGQAYFAYSAYVGPQSVLCLAPLRNPWTPDVEREVILARPTHAWEKGGGRQILEGPEFLAGPRGQLFIVYSASACWDDNYCLGLLTAPAGADLLRAELWTKTPEPVFRSSKAAGVYGPGHNGFTTSPDGRENWLVYHAKTAADGKCAGRSSRLQRFGWRPDGTPDFSEPTPLTTPQPRPAGE, encoded by the coding sequence ATGAAATTTTGCTACGTGTTAGGAATCTGGGGTAACCTCATGGTGGGCGGCCTGACGCAAGCGGCGGGGCAGAGCCCGGCCCCGGCCACTTTCCGCAACCCCATCCGCCCGGACGGCCCCGACCCCTGGATTGTGTACCATGCCGGGCAGTACTACTACACCAACACCACCGGCAACAACCTCACGCTTTGGAAAGCCGCCAAGCTGAGCGAGGTGGGGCGCGGCGAAGGCCGGGTGGTGTGGACGCCCCCGGCCGCGGGCCCCAACTCCCACGACATCTGGGCCCCGGAGCTGCACCGCCTCCAGGGCAAGTGGTACCTCTACTACACGGCCACCGACAAAGCCAACCCCGGCGACCAGACCCGCTACGTGTTCGTGCTAGAAAATGCCAGCGCCGACCCCACCACCGGCACCTGGACCGACAAAGGCCGCGTGCCTACCCGGTATTCGGGCCTCGACGGCACGGTGTTCGAGCATCAGGGCCAGGCCTACTTCGCGTACTCGGCCTACGTGGGGCCGCAGAGCGTGCTGTGCCTGGCGCCCCTGCGCAACCCCTGGACGCCCGACGTAGAGCGGGAAGTAATCCTGGCGCGGCCCACGCACGCCTGGGAAAAGGGCGGGGGGCGGCAGATTCTGGAAGGACCGGAGTTTCTGGCCGGGCCACGCGGGCAGCTGTTCATCGTGTACTCGGCCAGCGCCTGCTGGGACGACAACTACTGCCTGGGCCTGCTCACGGCCCCGGCCGGCGCCGACCTGCTCCGGGCCGAGTTGTGGACGAAAACTCCGGAGCCCGTTTTTCGGTCGTCGAAGGCAGCGGGCGTGTACGGGCCGGGCCACAACGGCTTCACCACCTCACCCGACGGGCGCGAAAACTGGCTGGTGTACCACGCCAAAACCGCCGCCGACGGCAAGTGCGCCGGCCGCAGCTCCCGCCTCCAGCGCTTCGGCTGGCGCCCTGATGGCACTCCTGACTTCAGTGAGCCTACGCCGCTAACTACGCCCCAGCCCCGTCCAGCGGGCGAATAA
- a CDS encoding glycoside hydrolase family 43 protein, with amino-acid sequence MPTRRHFLQQASFGLASLALWRQQAAAAARTYTNPVYAGQFPDPFVLRHKNLYYAFGTTGKGRTSDGRIFTVLTSPNLVDWKPAGGALLPPPEADGADFWAPEVVEHKGTFYMYYSRGGGAIAATVGHRLHVATSRNPAGPYHEVAQIKVPGSQFTIDAHPFRDVDGQWYLFYARDFTDTDTANGYRPGTGLVADKLVGMTRLAGQERTIMRARHDWTVFEKNRLMPLYGNQTFPEWHTLEGPFVRRHEGRYYCFYSGANFLTDRYGVDVCVADSVLGPYTDAGAENGARVLHSVPGKVRGPGHHSHIMGPDGRTEYLVYHAWNEAMTERQLCIDPLLWTPEGPRCQGPTFTPQPLPS; translated from the coding sequence ATGCCCACCCGCCGACACTTCCTGCAGCAAGCCAGCTTCGGGCTTGCTTCCCTGGCTTTGTGGCGGCAGCAAGCCGCTGCCGCTGCCCGCACCTACACCAACCCCGTGTACGCCGGGCAGTTTCCCGACCCGTTTGTGCTGCGGCACAAAAACCTGTACTACGCGTTTGGTACCACTGGCAAGGGCCGCACCTCGGATGGCCGCATTTTCACGGTGCTAACCTCCCCTAACCTGGTCGACTGGAAGCCGGCGGGCGGGGCCCTGCTGCCGCCCCCCGAAGCGGACGGTGCCGACTTCTGGGCCCCGGAAGTGGTGGAGCACAAGGGCACCTTCTATATGTATTATTCGCGGGGCGGCGGGGCCATTGCGGCCACCGTGGGCCACCGCCTGCACGTGGCCACCAGCCGTAACCCAGCCGGGCCCTACCATGAAGTAGCTCAGATTAAAGTGCCCGGCAGCCAGTTCACCATCGACGCCCACCCCTTCCGCGACGTGGACGGGCAGTGGTACCTGTTCTATGCCCGCGACTTCACCGATACTGATACGGCCAACGGCTACCGCCCCGGCACGGGCCTGGTGGCCGACAAGCTGGTGGGCATGACCCGCCTGGCTGGGCAGGAGCGCACCATCATGCGGGCCCGCCACGACTGGACCGTGTTCGAGAAAAACCGCCTCATGCCTCTGTACGGTAACCAGACCTTCCCGGAGTGGCACACGCTGGAAGGCCCGTTTGTACGCCGGCACGAAGGGCGCTACTACTGCTTCTACAGCGGCGCCAACTTTCTCACCGACCGGTACGGCGTAGACGTGTGCGTGGCCGACTCGGTGCTGGGTCCCTACACCGATGCCGGGGCCGAAAACGGGGCGCGCGTGCTCCACTCGGTACCCGGCAAGGTGCGCGGCCCCGGCCACCACTCCCACATCATGGGCCCCGATGGCCGCACCGAATACCTGGTGTATCACGCCTGGAACGAGGCCATGACCGAGCGGCAGCTTTGCATCGACCCGCTGCTGTGGACGCCCGAGGGCCCGCGCTGCCAGGGCCCAACGTTCACGCCCCAGCCGTTGCCTTCCTAG